One part of the Hydra vulgaris chromosome 01, alternate assembly HydraT2T_AEP genome encodes these proteins:
- the LOC136075061 gene encoding uncharacterized protein LOC136075061 — translation MNIENWKKKYKAKANLQKYKKAEDDYEMLVTPDQIKKYENSKNALFAKELQDCLKIDNAKPLSQFEYCSYRDHMIYIVHFCGAHRFGVTAHMSMNEYARHKVLGNGIRVVSVSDHKTVAKYGPARVTLNPLEFEWFEIFVKFVRPKLPTNNSDKFFLSWSGNEMSPGDISGRLNSLWVKAGIFDGRCIPKKLSANIVRKTTSTMVNDESIPFYNQRGIVAGSMAHSKKTAAVHYETKNQLDHAVKGSDIIRKSFQSSPSKPRVDFIPHSPININQGSFNTPKKIWSNDETSLLSSLFPENQNITYSQVRSSLANSPSNSFNCSPRQVYDKLKSIKRKCTVTEIDTKTKRHLSYDRKSWSAEQLNDLKNHGKDLILGGPLSQTRIVDVLQNTSLLENFTVTQIRTRINHERS, via the exons atgaacatagaaaattggaaaaaaaaatataaagctaaagctaatctacaaaaatataaaaaagcagaaGATGACTATGAAATGCTTGTTACACcagatcaaattaaaaaatatgaaaacagcaaaaatgcattatttgcCAAAGAACTGCAAGactgtttaaaaattgataatgcTAAACCATTATCTCAATTTGAGTATTGTTCATATAGGGACCATATGATTTATATTGTTCATTTTTGTGGTGCTCACAGATTTGGTGTTACTGCTCATATGAGTATGAATGAGTATGCAAGACACAAAGTTTTAGGTAATGGAATTCGAGTGGTAAGTGTTTCGGATCACAAAACCGTTGCAAAGTATGGTCCAGCTCGAGTAACACTAAATCCATTAGAATTCGAATggtttgaaatatttgttaaatttgttagACCAAAGTTGCCAACTAATAATtcagataagttttttttatcttggtCTGGAAATGAAATGTCTCCCGGAGATATTAGTGGCAGATTAAACTCCTTATGGGTAAAAGCTGGTATTTTTGATGGGCGTTGCATTCCTAAAAAATTATCGGCTAACATAGTTCGGAAAACAACATCGACTATGGTAAATGATGAAAGTATTCCGTTTTATAACCAGAGAGGTATTGTGGCAGGTTCCATGGCGCATAGCAAAAAAACTGCAGCTGTCCATTATGAAACCAAAAATCAGTTGGACCATGCTGTTAAAGGAAGCGATATAAtcagaaaaagttttcaatCTTCACCATCAAAACCAAGAGTTGATTTTATTCCTCATTCTCCAATCAATATTAATCAAGGAAGTTTTAATACTCCTAAAAAAATATGGAGTAATGATGAGACCTCATTATTAAGTTCACTATTCCCAGAAAATCAAAACATAACATATAGCCAAGTGAGATCTTCGCTTGCTAATTCACCGTCCAATAGTTTTAATTGTTCTCCAAGACAAGTGTAcgataaattaaaaagcatCAAGAGAAAATGCACTGTCACAGAAATAGACACAAag aCAAAAAGGCATTTGAGTTATGATAGGAAAAGCTGGTCAGCAGAGCaactaaatgatttaaaaaaccatGGGAAAGATCTAATTTTAGGAGGACCTCTTTCTCAAACTCGAATAGTAGATGTTCTTCAAAACACtagtttattagaaaattttacaGTTACCCAGATTAGAACACGTATTAACCATGAAAGAAGTTAG